From Bactrocera oleae isolate idBacOlea1 chromosome 4, idBacOlea1, whole genome shotgun sequence:
TTAGTCGTGTTTTTAAGTATTCtgtgaaataaatacaaaaatttaacaatctTCGTTTTTTCTACATTAAACAAAGAGTGACTTAACTTCGTATAAAAGCCGAATTTTCCTCACTGCATTTACTTGAAATTGTTTGTAagagaattaaataaaatttccactGACTGAAGTGTTCTAGACAAGACAGCTTAAAAAGATATGAAATCGCTTCCTGCTCAGAATGTCGAAATAACTGAAATTGCAGTAATTACTAAACAAGCAAAATGATGAGATTTCGAACATACATACTTTTTCATATAATTCTTTAGTGAATTGAATTTCATCTACACCTTCATTGATCCAGTttgaaaaattgccaaaagctgTTTTGGCATTGCTCTTATGTAAATCTAAGGCTGCACGAATGTGCCTCTGCATCAAACTTAGTGTAAAATCAGCTAAATTTTAGAATATCAAGGATTAACGTCTTTAAACGCATCATTtgcaaatgaaaaatgaaaacaacTCACTTGGCATATGCTTTGTTATGCCATTAATGTAAGTTAAATCATTTAGTTGCGGTTTCTCCATTAAATCAGCATACAACCTGGAAAGACACTCATCAAGGCAGTCGTTTAGCCTTATTGCATTGCTGCTATCTAATAATTATAAagcgaatttaaaattttcactacAAATAATATCACAAAATAGTACCATAATATGCGACAGTATATAATTCTTTTAGCAATTCAAATTCAGCTTCGAGGAAATCATTCAGAATTAACTGTACCTCCTCATCATTCTCCAgtctgcatatatacatacttatattaatatttaactaatttacAATGAATCAATTAACTGGATTACTCTTACAAAccttaataaataattacttgcCGTGAGTACATTAGCCGATTGCAGAACAGCCAAAACTCGCAAACTTCCTACATTCCATGGCAACTTGCAAAAATACCTTGCAGCTAGCAACTggaatagaatttttttaattgcaactTTCGTAGTTTTTACAAGGTAAACACATCTCTACCTGCTCCAGTGGACTTAAGTTCTGCAACAACACCTTTAGTTCAAACCCATCGAAGAGAACTGGTCTACTACATCTCTCCTTTATCGCCTATAAATTACGTATAAATATAACGttacatattataaaaattcacttaattttacaaatttataccTGAAATACAACTCGTAAACTTTCATTCACTTCATAATCCATTTCATCCTCTTACAAATTCCAAAGAAATGGATTTGAAATCGATCTTTTAACAAGAAATCGTCTACTAGATTCAAAGTGGCGCCAAATAAAACAGCTGTTAATGTGTAGGTCTGTTCGTGGGCTACTAATAATTCTTAGACAAATATggccaattcacatagaactttgGCTTCGCTTTGCCtaaaacatttgttttgacaAAATAGATCGCTTTTCTATGAGCACGTACACATAAAACGTTTTCGGCGCGAAGCCAAGCGAAATTTTAGGCAACTCTCATCATTAGCCAAGCAACAGTCGCCAGTTTTATTAGAGAGAAATATtgaaagcaaagcgttcattGTGGCATAACCTTTGTTTTCTGCGTTCCGTTGTTTAAGtttcagtatgaactgtcacgcaaagcgaggaaagttgtatgtgaatagGCCTTTATACAGATTTATAGCGTAGTTCAGTAAGTGTGCTTTTATattgggactcaaaagagtctcatttttttcaaattttcttttggtgtcgctctgtgcattcacacggtcaaaaagagtccagcaactcgagtctagtttttctgcattccttttcacaaaattttcgtaaatatttgtgcggttcgactgcgcaacactgcgtgctgcgtatttcatttgtatgttgagatgatggtcacacattttgcttgcaatgaattaccatgaatatggtagaacaatatgcataatacaagtacctacccgctaaatagtttcaaagaaatactaaagacgggaattccctaatccacaagaatgtatagaatatccgctactaatattttcaaggccaaatttataataggaatttcctaatctttaagtattaaaaactcataatttctttactccgtattaaaaattcataatttctttactccataatctatatcctaattttctccttatttacaatttttgaaaatatttctattattctatgcatacatatttgcatattacatacaaaaaatagataacagaattcaaatttgctatcgaattcatttgaaaccgagcgctcttgcaactattcaaaggatttgaaagtgaaaaggaatgctgaaaagggtagcagcgagctgttacgaacaagaacacaaagcgtgccacccgaacacatgtggcacggtcccttcgtctttcctcgtcatcccctcgcccacaataaactggtttgagactcttttgagtcccaatgtaaaacgGCACTAAGCAATCTCTAGTCACTATTTGAGCATCGTATAGTCCTATATAATCAATTATACAATCTATTTGAAATTTGTGACCTGATagtaattcttaattatatgtatgcttgtgataaaaatgtttttatttttatttttcaattcggtTTGTGggatttaaatttgtatactcttgcaacatgttgctacggagtataaGAGTATTgttcacctagcggttgtttgtatcacctatcaATCGtccagatatacatataaatgatcacgttGGCTAGACATGTTtaatccggttgactgtctgtctatccgtccgtccgtgcaagctgtatcatgagcaaaaattaagatatcttgatgaaacttggtacccatgttccttggcaagatataaaactgtaatttgataaAATGAATGTTATTAAGGAGAGggacctgtggtttgaaaatcttcaaAAAGATGGTTGggcccgccccctaataggtttaatgtatatatctcttaAACCATTCAACTacaatatatcaaataaatCTGCAAATACCTCTAACACCTCTTACGACACtgtaaaaataagtgaaattggATTATAATCCCagccactctccatataacagtGTTGATAAAAGTTCAATAACAGACTTAACTAAATATGTCAGAGACATTATATTTTACGCATAAGATGGTACGATCGAGCTTTATAGCAGCCAATATAAAAATTGGACAGTAGACATCCAGCTTtgggtgaaaacctatatctcaagaactaaaaaaaacaatttcaaacaaatttggtaggagtgaaattggactacaaccacgcctataaCGCAACTTtacattccatctgattcttttactttccagtatacaaatcaagcaccaatgaatatatcggccGTCGGAGATCTCTAagtaaactcaaaaaatattttctatacaagaCGAGAAAAAGTCAGCTAACTAGTTACTGATAAGCTATCAGTAATTAATGCATTTGTTATCCGAAAGGTGACTTTTGTTCTAGCCATGGAAAAAAGtagctatttcttctctttcACTACACGTCGGCGTGATTATCTTTCCCGCTCTCTCTCATTGCTTTTGCGCAAatgctaaatatattttactgttttaatttggcaattattttggaaaactataatgaaaatagtttgtttggTCATTGCTATGGTAACCTATAAGTTACAGAAAACAGGTGCATCGGTTACTTCATCATTTGCTATGGGTTATTTGTTTGGATATTCATTGTTGGTACCAACGCCTAACGTATGGGTTACCTTTTtcgttataaataaaacaatgtgTAAATTTTAGGATAGCATTATCCGatgatttttgagatatttgcatttaaagttcgaaaatcaaactctttaatatatgtacaatgaatcttacacttattttttgtttttgcaaccatttgttattgtatgaataaatggattttaacaaaagtaaaatattgaattaaagttatttttgcattatttaatacaaacaaAAGAATTAGTGATGTGTTCGCACACAAGTATATATGAATTCTAcattatcattatttatttgataaaaaaaacttagaTATGGTTTATAGATAGTTCATACTAATTGTTATaccttttaaaatttacaataatagtTACATTAATTTACTATTTCTTAGTATTCgcacattatatacatatatatatgcatgttagCTAATTTAACAAacagttttaaattaataaatttagaactatttgtattaaataattaaaattttcataatttaagaACTGAACGGTGATGGAGCCCAGCTTGAGAATTTTCctcaaaaattcacaaatatctAAAATGAGTAGAAAGTGAATAAAGAGGGGAGATTTCCGGTTTCCcactttaattgaattttaatactGCACACACTACTAAACTTAATAGAGCAAGAAAAAAACACTTGTTACTTTggatatacatgtacatatgtaaattgaatttaatttaaaaagttcattatttccattttacaataaaatttggaagaaaaaatgtacatatatgtactcgcTACTACACTAGGACTCGTCTAGGCACAGCAAGAGGCTTCCCACAGgatggagtgctatccccccgaTTATGGAGCCTAGTCGTGGAAGACCTACTTGAGCTGCTAACTAACAATGGGATTCCCTGTCAGGGACATACATAGATAAAGTCAGGGATATGAGGAAGACATTGTTATTTTAGCCAGAGGAAGATTTGCAGACTCTTTGTGACATCATACAAAGGGGATTAAGTCTGGCAAAGGGATGTGTAGCGGGGCTGGATTGAACATTAATCCGTCGAAAACTACTATCGTCTTGTTCACGAGACGAAGGTCTCTGCCCGGCCTCAGAAATTTATCAATTGGAGGCAGAGAGTTGGAAATGACTAACATGGCCAAATATCTGGGCAGTACGCTGGATTTCCCTCTTCAGTGGAAGCAGCATGTGGACCTGACCATAGTCAAGCTTTCACTCCGCTACATACAGTAATCAGTCAAGTTGCTAAACATACAATGCTTCAAATGACAACAGGTAATCTCGTCCTAACATATGAAGGCCCTAAGTAATGAAATACTACTTGCTCTATTTCCAAGAAAGCTAAACTTCACTAGGAGGTTTAAAGTTACCCTTAGCAGTAAGGCGGAATGAAATGATTCTGCGCTCGACCTACTGCTAAGGGACAGTACAATCAAGTGGTACATCGACGGCGCGAAAACGTCGGAGTGAATTGATGCAGGACCACGTAGCAAACTCGCCATTCCCATTGAAAGTTTTCCGAGCACCTTCCAAGAGGAAGTCTTTGTTATAAATCGGTGTGTAGAGATatacctccaacgcaactatcgcaacgCAAAATTatcgccatactcagcgatTAATAGGTGTTTGGTAACCAAACAAATGGTTAACATGGGTTACCTATGTTAAGGtaatcaaacaaaatattttaggttAAGATGAAGAAATCTTCCACTTTCAATTTTGTGCCAAAATGAACCagaagaaacaatttttttataacaaaacacaaaaaattcaaatttaatgggtgTTTAAATGAGTATAAACTCCTCCCGCCAAGTACACCGCTTCACCCGTGAAAATAATGACacaccctagtataacccaccACAATACACCAtactcatacatcaccacacgggaaAACACAGCACCGCGAGTGCGCACCAcctaagcaaacaaaaaggtCTCCGCCGCAGATACTTCATATTCGATTACAAAAGCGAT
This genomic window contains:
- the LOC106625215 gene encoding uncharacterized protein isoform X1, coding for MDYEVNESLRVVFQAIKERCSRPVLFDGFELKVLLQNLSPLEQLLAARYFCKLPWNVGSLRVLAVLQSANVLTASNYLLSMYICRLENDEEVQLILNDFLEAEFELLKELYTVAYYDSSNAIRLNDCLDECLSRLYADLMEKPQLNDLTYINGITKHMPTDFTLSLMQRHIRAALDLHKSNAKTAFGNFSNWINEGVDEIQFTKELYEKLFRHSEQEAISYLFKLSCLEHFSQWKFYLILLQTISSKCSEENSAFIRKYLKTRLSQIAALPKRESMLHLLLSVRAATAITMDIDKNITAYADWYKRNISDMKFVLKVEEFKAIIDILEQCIPYESLEDYLEIHATFSISPPVHCGKIVQSYKSKCKMHLTKIKSKARQSSEHDESIVIEDCN
- the LOC106625215 gene encoding uncharacterized protein isoform X2, whose product is MDYEVNESLRVVFQAIKERCSRPVLFDGFELKVLLQNLSPLEQLLAARYFCKLPWNVGSLRVLAVLQSANVLTASNYLLRLENDEEVQLILNDFLEAEFELLKELYTVAYYDSSNAIRLNDCLDECLSRLYADLMEKPQLNDLTYINGITKHMPTDFTLSLMQRHIRAALDLHKSNAKTAFGNFSNWINEGVDEIQFTKELYEKLFRHSEQEAISYLFKLSCLEHFSQWKFYLILLQTISSKCSEENSAFIRKYLKTRLSQIAALPKRESMLHLLLSVRAATAITMDIDKNITAYADWYKRNISDMKFVLKVEEFKAIIDILEQCIPYESLEDYLEIHATFSISPPVHCGKIVQSYKSKCKMHLTKIKSKARQSSEHDESIVIEDCN